The following proteins come from a genomic window of Paenibacillus swuensis:
- a CDS encoding MDR family MFS transporter — protein MNTTQAVNAGSSEFSIRKIIGPMMAIILGMIMVILDSTVVNVALPGLVKDFKSDVATLSWTITGYTLALSAVIPLAGWMTDRFGGKRVFMITVAFFTLGSVLCSIAQTPEQLIIYRIIQGLGGGMVAPIGMAMVFRLAPPEKMGSVMGLLGVPMLLAPALGPVLAGYFIEYVSWHWIFLINLPIGIIALLVAMKFLPKTEKKAVPSLDIKGMILAPIAFATLAYAVSEGGTSWTSTNTITALIVGGIALIAFIFVELRQKQPLLELRVFASKDFSRGIVIAWLSQIALFGSFMLVPLYLQGVKNYNAFDTGLILLPQALASGIFMPLGGRLFDKIGARPLAITGLTAVTLALIMLSQITIDTSLPYIMGALILMGGGMGCSMMPLNTHILQAAPRSLVHRVTPLTTAAQQVMVSFAVAGLSGFLVSRISTYMTEKGNPLDASISAYGDTFIFAACVAASGAVLALLLRKPKPQASETKTDDKGNAAMMMNH, from the coding sequence ATGAATACAACACAAGCAGTAAACGCGGGGAGTTCGGAGTTTTCCATCCGCAAAATCATCGGACCGATGATGGCGATCATACTGGGGATGATCATGGTTATATTGGACAGTACCGTGGTGAACGTAGCTTTGCCTGGCTTGGTTAAGGACTTTAAATCGGATGTAGCCACCCTGTCCTGGACAATCACAGGGTATACACTTGCTTTATCTGCTGTTATTCCGCTTGCGGGATGGATGACAGATCGGTTCGGAGGAAAGAGAGTGTTTATGATTACGGTCGCTTTCTTTACCCTGGGCTCGGTACTTTGTTCCATTGCGCAAACGCCTGAACAATTGATTATCTACCGAATCATACAAGGATTGGGCGGAGGCATGGTGGCCCCGATCGGGATGGCGATGGTATTTCGTCTGGCGCCTCCGGAGAAGATGGGCTCTGTGATGGGATTATTGGGAGTTCCCATGTTGCTGGCGCCGGCCCTAGGTCCCGTACTTGCGGGATATTTCATTGAGTACGTCAGCTGGCACTGGATATTCCTAATTAATTTGCCAATCGGGATTATTGCTTTATTGGTTGCGATGAAATTTCTGCCGAAGACCGAGAAGAAGGCTGTGCCTTCCCTGGATATCAAGGGGATGATTCTGGCACCGATCGCGTTCGCGACGCTTGCGTATGCGGTTAGCGAAGGAGGCACAAGCTGGACTTCAACGAACACCATTACAGCGCTGATTGTCGGCGGTATCGCGTTGATTGCCTTTATATTCGTGGAATTGCGTCAGAAACAACCCTTACTGGAGCTTCGCGTGTTTGCTTCGAAGGACTTTTCCAGAGGAATTGTTATCGCTTGGTTATCCCAGATTGCTCTGTTCGGTTCCTTCATGTTAGTGCCGCTCTATCTGCAAGGAGTTAAGAATTACAATGCTTTTGATACAGGATTGATCTTGCTGCCTCAGGCGCTTGCTTCAGGAATTTTCATGCCGCTGGGAGGACGTTTGTTTGACAAAATCGGTGCGAGGCCGCTGGCGATTACCGGTCTGACCGCGGTGACATTGGCTTTGATCATGCTTTCGCAGATTACGATCGATACCAGCTTACCTTATATTATGGGGGCATTAATCTTGATGGGTGGCGGAATGGGTTGTTCCATGATGCCGCTTAACACGCATATTTTGCAGGCGGCTCCGCGCAGTCTGGTGCATCGGGTAACCCCGCTTACAACCGCTGCGCAACAGGTCATGGTATCTTTCGCCGTTGCGGGATTATCCGGCTTCCTGGTTTCCCGGATCTCCACCTATATGACTGAGAAGGGAAATCCCCTCGACGCAAGTATATCTGCCTACGGCGACACCTTTATCTTCGCGGCTTGCGTAGCCGCATCCGGAGCCGTATTGGCGCTGCTTCTGCGCAAGCCGAAGCCTCAGGCGTCTGAAACGAAGACAGACGACAAAGGCAATGCGGCCATGATGATGAACCACTAA